Proteins from a genomic interval of Physeter macrocephalus isolate SW-GA chromosome 21, ASM283717v5, whole genome shotgun sequence:
- the LOC102989026 gene encoding LOW QUALITY PROTEIN: toll-like receptor 13 (The sequence of the model RefSeq protein was modified relative to this genomic sequence to represent the inferred CDS: inserted 1 base in 1 codon; substituted 5 bases at 5 genomic stop codons), giving the protein MVLVEVMPQLPALVLALNAPLIAVTPAVSEALVFWKNAINAGGVKRLANCTRLLALDLSQSNDLVHLNDSEFDAMPSLQRQSLNTCQLSFVSNRTWSALQNLSALDLSHSKFKRFPDFAFSPLRYLQSLFLSKNPITELNNMAFYGLYSLKELNLAGCWIVKIDKYSFAQFPNLESLDLGYNNIRTLKCRTFQFLKKLQVLILSQNRLKDIEENAFSDLNYLYKLDLAYNILSSFQAGLFLGLENLEVLNLSFNKISYETTRTLPFPPFMNLKSLKQLNLEGQMHGIQVVPTNFFQGLNGLQELLLGKNPMVFLDHLQFDSLINLTKLDISGKKSGDXSLSLNISLFQKLKRLKMLRLENNNLESLTPGMFSGLESLQVFSLRFNNVRVINQSXLENLKSLKYFDLYGNKLQCSCENAWFKNWSINTANVHIPYLRSYTCQXPNIQSLLIDFDDSMCNFDLGKVCFFCSFILVLTTMVSSWFIAKMTPSLWYGLYIFXGWYLAKWHRTEEFNYDAFVSFTATDEQWVYEELVPALEEGGQPTFKLCLHHWDFDPGIDIFENIQNAINTSRKTLCVVSNHYLHSEXCQLEVQLASIKMFYEHEDVIILIFPEEIPNYMLSSYHXLRKLVNRQTFITWPDSFQERPLFWARIRNALGNKSVEKDNAQLIVAQ; this is encoded by the exons ATGGTCTTGGTTGAAGTGAT GCCCCAGCTCCCTGCTCTGGTATTGGCTCTGAATGCTCCTTTGATTGCAGTAACACCAGCAGTTTCAG AGGCTTTGGTTTTTTGGAAAAATGCCATTAATGCAGGGGGCGTAAAGCGCCTTGCCAACTGTACCAGGCTTTTGGCCCTTGACCTGAGCCAAAGCAATGATCTTGTTCACCTCAATGACAGTGAGTTTGATGCTATGCCCAGCCTCCAAAGACAGAGTCTAAACACGTGTCAACTTTCCTTTGTCAGCAACAGGACCTGGAGTGCCCTCCAGAACTTGAGCGCCCTAGACCTGAGCCACAGTAAGTTTAAAAGATTTCCAGATTTTGCATTTTCACCCTTGAGGTACCtacaatctctctttctctctaaaaaTCCCATCACAGAACTCAATAATATGGCCTTCTATGGGCTGTATTCATTGAAGGAGCTCAACTTGGCTGGGTGCTGGATAGTAAAAATTGACAAATACTCCTTTGCTCAATTTCCAAATTTAGAGAGTTTAGACCTTGGATACAACAATATTCGGACACTGAAATGCAGAACATTTCAGTTTCTGAAGAAGCTCCAAGTTCTCATTCTCTCCCAGAACCGCCTGAAAGACATAGAGGAGAATGCATTTTCTGACCTCAATTACCTCTATAAACTTGACTTGGCATACAATATCTTGTCAAGTTTTCAAGCAGGCCTTTTCTTGGGCCTGGAAAATCTAGAAGTTTTGAATCtcagttttaataaaattagttATGAAACCACTAGGACCTTGCCATTTCCTCCATTTATGAACCTCAAGTCTTTGAAACAACTCAACCTAGAAGGACAAATGCATGGAATTCAGGTTGTTCCAACCAACTTCTTCCAAGGGCTGAATGGCCTGCAGGAGCTACTCCTAGGGAAAAATCCCATGGTATTCCTAGACCACCTTCAGTTTGACTCCCTGATTAATCTCACAAAGTTGGatatctcaggaaaaaaatctggagaCTGAAGTCTCagtttaaatatttccttattcCAAAaactcaaaagactaaaaatgctGCGCCTGGAAAACAATAACTTAGAGTCATTGACTCCTGGCATGTTCTCTGGCTTAGAAAGCCTTCAGGTCTTCTCTTTAAGATTCAACAACGTAAGAGTCATTAATCAAA ATCTGGAGAATCTGAAGTCTCTGAAGTACTTTGATCTCTATGGGAACAAACTTCAGTGCAGCTGTGAAAATGCATGGTTCAAGAATTGGTCAATAAACACAGCAAATGTCCATATCCCCTACCTCCGGAGCTATACTTGTCAGTAGCCAAATATCCAGAGTTTGTTGATAGATTTTGATGATTCTATGTGTAATTTTGACCTAGGAAAAGTTTGCTTCTTTTGCTCCTTCATTCTGGTCCTTACAACCATGGTCTCCTCTTGGTTCATTGCCAAGATGACTCCGTCTCTATGGTATGGACTCTACATATTTTGAGGCTGGTACCTGGCCAAGTGGCATAGGACGGAGGAGTTCAACTATGATGCCTTTGTCTCTTTCACTGCCACTGATGAGCAGTGGGTATATGAAGAGCTTGTTCCAGCCCTAGAAGAAGGTGGCCAGCCCACTTTTAAGCTGTGTCTTCACCACTGGGACTTTGATCCAGGCATAGACATCTTTGAGAACATCCAGAATGCCATCAACACCAGCCGGAAAACTTTGTGTGTGGTCAGTAACCACTACCTACACAGTGAATAGTGCCAGCTTGAAGTACAGCTGGCCAGCATCAAGATGTTCTATGAGCACGAGGATGTCATCATCTTGATCTTCCCGGAAGAGATCCCAAACTATATGTTATCCAGCTACCACTGACTCAGGAAACTTGTGAATAGGCAGACATTTATCACCTGGCCAGACAGTTTCCAAGAGAGGCCACTCTTCTGGGCTCGTATTAGAAATGCATTGGGTAACAAATCTGTGGAGAAAGACAACGCACAGCTAATTGTGGCCCAGTGA
- the LOC102988735 gene encoding guided entry of tail-anchored proteins factor 1-like: protein MSAAETDRWAWLLVLSFVFGCNVLRILFLSFSSFMSRVLQKDVEQESQMRAEIQGMKQELSTVNMMDEFARYARLERKINKMTDKLKTHVKARTAQLAKIKWVISVAFYTLQAALMVTFIWTYYSVPVTVVRSRWITPLDLLVAFPTGVAGLAEKELTSRELTCPVSPKCEVAGLQFNPSLPP from the coding sequence ATGAGCGCGGCAGAGACCGACCGCTGGGCTTGGCTGCTGGTGCTCAGCTTCGTGTTTGGGTGCAATGTACTCAGGATCCTCTTCCTGTCCTTCTCCTCCTTCATGTCCAGGGTGCTGCAGAAGGACGTGGAGCAGGAGTCACAGATGCGAGCAGAGATCCAGGGTATGAAGCAGGAGCTCTCCACCGTCAACATGATGGACGAGTTTGCCAGATACGCCAGGCTGGAGAGAAAGATCAACAAGATGACTGATAAGCTCAAAACTCACGTGAAAGCACGGACAGCTCAGTTGGCCAAGATAAAATGGGTTATAAGTGTTGCTTTCTACACATTGCAAGCTGCCCTGATGGTCACATTCATCTGGACATACTACTCTGTCCCTGTGACCGTGGTGCGGAGTAGATGGATAACTCCATTAGACCTCCTGGTAGCATTTCCCACTGGAGTAGCAGGGCTTGCAGAAAAGGAACTAACGTCTAGAGAACTTACGTGTCCAGTGTCACCGAAATGTGAAGTAGCAGGGCTACAGTTCAACCCAAGCCTGCCTCCGTAA